A stretch of Colletotrichum lupini chromosome 2, complete sequence DNA encodes these proteins:
- a CDS encoding Sin3 associated polypeptide p18 encodes MASHQREDTTPFLLQLFYKDGSFHRTDEFASRSLPPFLSLYTWPDCTLDELAELITAEDPALLPSPCVGTRLAFRLIYPDTRNAAANAGGHHHHGQTQGPRFMVKDLGSVVLGDGTAEALLAADGEGEGEGADDVDMSGAGAKQPDDADSAKDKTLKEVNFVVGDYVSCAILPPLPDGSVAPALTARNDRQAGQFGGARGPMGGPPSQGPRRDAGFGGRQSWDRDRRRSGFGDGGFPEGEWRRGERLPDDPPDRSRGRGRRPDRW; translated from the exons ATGGCTTCTCATCAGCGGGAGGATACTACGCCATTCCTTCTGCAGCTTTTCTACAAGGACGGGTCATTTCACAG AACAGACGAGTTCGCCTCGAGGAGCCTTCCGCCCTTCCTATCACTCTACACATGGCCCGACTGTACCTTGGACGAGCTCGCCGAGCTTATCACAGCTGAAGACCCGGCGCTGCTACCGAGCCCTTGCGTGGGCACGAGGCTCGCCTTCCGCCTCATCTACCCCGATACCCGGAATGCAGCAGCCAACGCGGGAGGGCACCATCACCACGGACAAACGCAGGGGCCAAGGTTCATGGTCAAGGACCTAGGGAGCGTGGTGCTCGGGGACGGCACGGCAGAGGCGCTCCTGGCCGCCGATggcgagggggagggggagggggcagACGACGTCGACATGTCCGGCGCCGGCGCCAAGCAACCCGACGACGCTGACTCGGCCAAGGACAAGACGCTCAAGGAGGTCAATTTCGTGGTCGGAGATTACGTCTCGTGCGCCATACTGCCGCCGCTGCCGGACGGCTCGGTGGCGCCGGCCCTAACTGCGCGGAATGATAGGCAAGCGGGGCAGTTTGGCGGTGCAAGAGGCCCGATGGGCGGTCCGCCGTCGCAGGGGCCGCGCCGGGACGCTGGGTTCGGGGGAAGGCAGAGCTGGGACAGAGACCGGCGGCGCTCTGGGTTCGGAGATGGTGGATTCCCCGAGGGGGAGTGGCGGAGGGGCGAGAGGTTGCCCGATGATCCACCAGACCGGTCTCGGGGTAgaggtagacgacccgaTAGGTGGTGA
- a CDS encoding Prp18 domain-containing protein: MDFAALMSKELDKSKKPTSTAAASSSSKYIKRADVEAKRREDYLAEQARVEAEREAKAAAKRKREEDDAAENKIREEKRQKLAEESRLRREEKEAEEERARRKRLGLPELVKATAEDDDDAAVEEGMEDIPDGQLAEKLRALGEPATLFGDGHGARLRRYRRLTTVVTKGPIPTTLQLVEEKDMKVDAAVPKDKEGRRWLFRQLASYFTMVLAEYEKAMEAERRDTTASKTAYSAMVQSRENLKPLFRKFEKYDLDNDLLAPIIEITPGRVPDRESGWNSNGG, encoded by the exons ATGGACTTTGCAGCCCTCATGTCCAAGGAGCTGGACAAGTCCAAGAAGCCCACTTCCACAGCAGCAGCCTCCTCCTCATCGAAATACATCAAACGAGCCGACGTCGAAGCGAAGCGCAGGGAAGACTACCTGGCAGAACAAGCCCGCGTCGAGGCCGAGCGGGAAGCCAAGGCCGCCGCGAAACGCAAGCGCGAAGAAGACGACGCGGCAGAGAACAAGATCCGCGAGGAGAAGCGACAAAAGCTCGCCGAGGAGTCACGGCTGCGGCGCGAGGAAAAAGAAGCCGAGGAAGAACGCGCGCGGCGGAAGCGGCTGGGGCTGCCCGAGCTCGTCAAGGCCACGgccgaagacgacgacgatgccgCCGTCGAAGAGGGCATGGAGGACATCCCCGACGGACAGCTCGCGGAGAAGCTGCGCGCGCTGGGCGAGCCGGCGACGCTCTTTGGCGATGGCCACGGCGCGAGGCTGAGGCGGTACAGGCGGCTCACGACGGTGGTGACAAAGGGCCCCATCCCGACGACGCTGCAGCTCGTGGAGGAGAAGGACATGAAGGTGGACGCGGCCGTGCCCAAGGACAAGGAAGGTCGGCGGTGGCTGTTCCGCCAGCTGGCTTCCTACTTCACCATGGTCCTGGCCGAGTACGAAAAGGCAATGGAGGCGGAACGACGCGACACAACGGCGAGCAAGACGGCGTACAGCGCCATGGTTCAGAGCCGCGAAAACCTCAAGCCG CTCTTCCGCAAGTTCGAAAAGTACGACCTCGACAACGACCTCCTCGCGCCCATTATCGAAATC ACTCCTGGGCGTGTCCCGGATCGCGAATCCGGATGGAACTCGAACGGTGGTTGA
- a CDS encoding 26S proteasome subunit RPN7, which yields MAAASANASLDSNALLAFFTQMDDQGGVIVRGASPSSKLSLLTSLTSLSLPTPKRTYPIYLDLYIQNYTGTMFPTTARLNLPPRVSAPFCPRAKAPPPSGGELLLTTATGRTRFERLFLIGRTCVPLCVDALKAAVAEAKKGQDTQRYRDVVELIQVAAPLEPEATFDQSWVELTDRANNAKTHALEGELKGYKMNLIKESIRMGNEDLGRHFESIGDLNSAGEAYSRMRPDVSTSKHIIDVGKHLVNVTLQRREWPMVIANLSKITGVQNGDEEKGLQPYVKIVQGIALMGLEKFDEAAKSFLQTDAGKEGVDYSNIASPNDVAVYGGLLALATMDRKELQARVLDNQNFRTFLELEPHIRKAISLFVNGRYSACLAILEAYRADYLLDIYLQKHVPTLYSQIRSKCIVQYFIPFSCVTLSSLEDAFAVPGKPLIDELVAMIRGGVLQARINTIDKTLVAVSPNPRATLQRMVLDTIDAYERDATERIRRMSIIAADMEVKTMRKGNAHAGAQGIDELWFEQSNRPTLMALRCGGGDGPRGDGDTGRVVVLSQKPKIFGWSTANAEVQTGRSRDRSLAISKEKHTYACQHVSCAVGSFRRHGTFVLGMSLATGIGHGASRSGWDGGAAKATGGGVDRGIPGADRLRLTQQA from the exons ATGGCTGCCGCTAGCGCAAACGCCAGCCTCGACTCCAACGCCCTGCTCGCCTTCTTCACCCAGATGGACGATCAGGGAGGTGTCATTGTCAGAGGTGCGTCTCCGTCATCCAAGCTGAGCCTCCTCACCTCCCTCACCTCGCTGTCTCTCCCTACACCGAAACGGACCTATCCGATCT ATCTAGATCTGTACATCCAGAACTACACAGGTACGATGTTTCCTACCACAGCCCGTCTCAACCTT CCTCCCCGCGTCTCCGCCCCCTTTTGCCCGCGTGCCAAGGCTCCGCCGCCTTCAGGGGGGGAACTGCTTCTCACCACTGCCACAGGCCGTACCCGCTTTGAACGTCTTTTCCTCATCGGCCGGACATGCGTGCCGCTCTGTGTCGACGCTCTCAAGGCTGCCGTCGCAGAGGCCAAGAAGGGTCAAGATACGCAGCGTTACCGCGATGTTGTTGAGTTGATTCAGGTCGCCGCTCCTCTGGAGCCTGAAGCCACATTCGATCAGTCGTGGGTCGAGCTCACGGACAGGGCCAATAATGCCAAAACTCACGCCCTCGAGGGCGAGTTGAAGGGTTACAAGATGAACCTGATCAAGGAGAGCATTCGG ATGGGAAACGAGGACCTGGGTCGTCACTTTGAAAGCATCGGCGACCTTAATAGCGCTGGCGAGGCTTACAGCCGGATGCGCCCAGATGTGAGCACATCCAAGCACATCATCGACGTTGGCAAGCACCTCGTCAATGTGACGCTGCAGCGTCGGGAATGGCCCATGGTCATTGCCAACCTGAGCAAGATCACGGGTGTCCAGAACGGCGACGAAGAAAAGGGTTTGCAACCCTACGTCAAGATCGTCCAGGGCATCGCCCTCATGGGGCTCGAGAAGTTTGACGAGGCGGCCAAAAGCTTCCTGCAGACGGATGCCGGCAAAGAGGGAGTGGACTACAGCAATATCGCGAGCCCCAACGATGTGGCAGTGTACGGTGGCCTCCTAGCTCTGGCAACCATGGACCGGAAAGAGCTCCAGGCTCGTGTTCTCGACAACCAAAACTTTAGAACGTTTTTGGAACTGGAACCTCACATCCGCAAGGCCATTTCGCTTTTTGTGAATGGCCGGTACTCGGCTTGCCTGGCCATCCTAGAGGCGTATCGCGCAGACTACCTCCTCGACATTTACCTCCAGAAGCACGTCCCGACGCTCTACTCGCAGATCCGGAGCAAGTGTATCGTGCAGTACTTTATCCCCTTCTCCTGCGTCACCTTGAGCAGCCTCGAGGATGCATTTGCCGTACCCGGCAAGCCGCTCATTGACGAGCTCGTCGCCATGATCCGGGGCGGGGTTTTGCAGGCCCGCATCAACACAATTGACAAG ACGTTGGTCGCCGTGTCTCCGAACCCCCGAGCCACGCTGCAAAGGATGGTCCTCGACACGATCGATGCCTACGAGCGGGACGCTACGGAGCGGATCCGGCGTATGAGTATCATTGCGGCAGATATGGAGGTCAAGACCATGCGCAAGGGTAATGCCCATGCCGGTGCGCAGGGCATCGATGAGCTCTGGTTCGAGCAGTCCAACCGACCGACG CTGATGGCCCTCCgatgcggcggcggcgacgggcCGCGCGGTGACGGTGATACCGGCCGAGTGGTTGTGCTT TCGCAAAAGCCTAAAATATTCGGGTGGTCGACTGCCAATGCAGAGGTGCAGACTGGGCGGTCTCGCGACAGGTCATTGGCTATCTCGAAAGAAAAGCATACGTACGCCTGCCAACACGTCTCTTGTGCCGTGGGATCATTCAGACGTCATGGCACTTTTGTGCTAGGCATGTCATTAGCCACTGGGATCGGGCATGGAGCTTCACGCAGCGGCTGGGACGGTGGAGCGGCTAAAGCAACAGGCGGCGGTGTTGATCGCGGGATCCCCGGGGCCGATAGATTGAGGCTTACGCAGCAGGCATAG
- a CDS encoding fungal specific transcription factor — protein sequence MSPPSQPAKAATNNNSNNSPPDSHASGNMSDNESAAPSANGWPVKEPPSPSGSAHSGSDMDEKPGEAGSNAPVQKRRRVTRACDECRRKKIKCDGKQPCTHCSVYSYECTYDKPSNRRRNPAPQYIEALESRLQRAETLLRKFIPDVDLADPTLDPAVQQEFRNREHSRIQSAKLRHDPFVAPEKEDHQLLSMIESIGQLDLDDKGGWDFHGVSSGAVFLRRMKEHFRGMMGPVTKVPFLPRPDRPAGLINLDSPASAASSPFDSTMSTAPELPPKDVAKSLCYLSLNCATCLIRIVHLPTFYQMFDRIYEKPYDDYTKEEHKFLGLLYAIMALGCMYRNLDENAPPVAYKESVDEGMKYYDTARRILQDITECRDLTSLQALLFMILFLQATSNLSGCYAFVGIALRSALRIGLHRYLKHEKISIIEQEVRKRVFWVIRQMDIYVSAMLGFPLMLNADDIDQPYPSEIDDEYITNDGILTPPPGTFSFFEAFNAHTRLMEILAKILKFVYPLKGLGQSVMKGDKPGATYLISYANIKRIEAELQEWYEVLPAQWRPRPDGPVEVIRVRHLLRFAYAHVQLVLYRPFLHYVSPRLSMGKNIDELSYACAAACISVSRNIVHIGIEIRKQNVLAGPYWFMLFTEFFAILSLVFYSIENPEKIGSAEVLEDAIAGRDMVSKLQSKSQAADRVTEALNVLFEQLPERLQEAKTRPIPTKKRSAPGPKASSMPVHGHPALQPGMGQRRSEELSRPSSVVMAHGRMAQVPLRASFDGVPISEAGYQDPSLANNIQDLLGMDMSSRATPDSVSTSASSTQRPPQGFPPPHNMNHISKLDSLMFPSEDPFAYPNQPMMELGYQKPGTNNVSGPQETFMMPGAFDDIDTQLLGQSPAYYLQGQSQQQQHSHHQSSYDLSSIYQQHSGYSGMPDAARIEQARRAHMQQRPAELERMLAETGYQSNWAGMLGRNGYQGL from the exons ATGAGCCCTCCATCTCAGCCTGCCAAGGCCGCAACCaacaacaacagcaacaacTCACCTCCAGACTCCCACGCTTCTGGCAACATGTCAGACAACGAGTCCGCAGCCCCTTCTGCCAATGGCTGGCCAGTCAAGGAGCCGCCTTCTCCAAGTGGAAGTGCCCATTCTGGCTCAGACATGGACGAAAAGCCCGGCGAAGCTGGATCCAACGCCCCTGTGCAGAAGCGTCGCCGTGTCACCAGAGCCTGCGACGAGTGCAGGCGCAAGAAAATCAAGTGCGATGGCAAGCAGCCTTGCACCCATTGCTCAGTCTATAGCTACG AATGCACTTATGACAAGCCCTCCAATCGGCGGAGGAACCCTGCGCCCCAGTACATTGAGGCGTTGGAGAGCCGCCTGCAGCGCGCAGAGACTCTTTTGCGCAAGTTTATTCCAGACGTCGACTTGGCTGATCCGACGCTGGATCCGGCCGTCCAGCAAGAGTTCCGCAACAGAGAGCACAGCAGGATCCAGAGTGCCAAGCTCAGGCACGACCCCTTTGTAGCTCCCGAGAAGGAGGATCACCAGCTTCTGTCTATGATCGAGTCCATTGGCCAGCTGGACCTCGACGACAAGGGCGGCTGGGACTTTCACGGCGTCTCGTCCGGTGCCGTCTTCTTGCGACGCATGAAGGAGCACTTTCGAGGCATGATGGGCCCCGTCACAAAGGTGCCCTTCCTCCCACGGCCAGACAGACCCGCGGGCCTCATCAACCTGGACTCGCCAGCATCCGCAGCCAGCTCCCCGTTCGACTCGACAATGTCCACCGCTCCGGAGCTCCCCCCGAAAGACGTGGCCAAGAGCCTCTGCTACCTGTCGCTCAACTGCGCGACGTGTCTGATCCGCATCGTCCACTTACCGACCTTTTACCAAATGTTTGACCGAATCTACGAGAAGCCATACGACGACTACACCAAGGAAGAACACAAGTTCCTGGGCCTCCTTTACGCCATCATGGCCTTGGGCTGCATGTACAGAAACCTGGACGAGAATGCGCCCCCCGTGGCCTACAAGGAGTCCGTCGACGAAGG AATGAAGTATTACGATACCGCGAGGCGCATCTTGCAGGACATTACAGAGTGCCGAGACCTGACCTCGCTGCAAGCCCTGCTTTTTATGATTCTTTTCCTGCAAGCCACCTCGAACCTGAGCGGCTGCTACGCGTTTGTTGGAATCGCCCTTCGGTCGGCCCTGCGCATAGGTCTGCACAGGTACTTGAAGCACGAGAAGATTTCCATCATTGAGCAGGAGGTGCGGAAGCGAGTATTCTGGGTTATTCGGCAAATGGATATCTACGTCTCGGCCATGCTCGGGTTCCCGCTGATGCTCAACGCCGACGACATTGACCAGCCGTACCCCAGCGAGATTGACGACGAGTACATAACAAACGACGGCATCCTGACGCCACCGCCGGGCACCTTCTCCTTTTTTGAGGCTTTCAACGCCCACACCCGCCTGATGGAGATCTTGGCCAAGATCCTTAAGTTTGTCTACCCCTTGAAGGGGCTCGGCCAGAGTGTAATGAAGGGCGACAAGCCGGGAGCGACGTACCTCATCAGCTACGCCAACATTAAGAGGATCGAGGCCGAGTTGCAAGAGTGGTACGAGGTCCTGCCTGCGCAGTGGAGGCCGAGACCAGACGGCCCCGTGGAGGTTATTCG GGTGCGCCATTTGCTGCGGTTTGCCTACGCACACGTCCAACTGGTCCTCTACCGCCCGTTTCTGCACTACGTCTCCCCTCGCCTCAGTATGGGCAAGAACATTGACGAGCTCTCGTACGCCTGCGCCGCAGCCTGCATCAGCGTGTCGCGCAACATTGTGCACATTGGCATTGAGATCCGCAAGCAAAACGTGCTGGCCGGTCCGTACTGGTTTATGCTGTTTACCGAATTCTTTGCCATCCTCTCCCTCGTCTTTTACTCGATTGAGAACCCAGAAAAGATTGGATCGGCAGAGGTATTGGAAGATGCCATTGCAGGCAGAGACATGGTCTCGAAGCTGCAATCCAAGAGCCAGGCGGCCGACAGGGTCACAGAGGCCCTCAAC GTTTTGTTTGAACAACTGCCGGAGAGACTCCAAGAGGCCAAGACCCGGCCAATCCCTACTAAGAAGCGTTCGGCACCTGGGCCAAAGGCCAGCTCGATGCCGGTTCACGGGCACCCGGCCCTGCAGCCGGGCATGGGTCAGCGCCGCTCCGAGGAACTGAGCCGACCATCGAGCGTGGTGATGGCGCACGGAAGGATGGCGCAGGTACCGCTTCGTGCGTCTTTTGACGGCGTGCCCATCTCCGAGGCAGGATACCAGGACCCGTCCCTGGCGAACAACATCCAGGACCTCCTCGGGATGGACATGTCGTCACGGGCGACGCCGGATTCGGTGAGCACGTCGGCCAGCTCAACGCAGCGCCCGCCACAAGGATTCCCGCCGCCGCACAACATGAACCATATCAGCAAACTCGACTCGCTCATGTTCCCGTCAGAGGATCCGTTTGCCTACCCCAACCAACCGATGATGGAACTGGGATACCAGAAGCCCGGGACGAACAACGTCAGCGGCCCGCAGGAGACGTTCATGATGCCCGGCGCATTCGACGACATTGACACCCAGCTCCTCGGCCAGTCTCCCGCGTACTATCTGCAAGGACAgagccagcagcagcaacattCACACCACCAGTCTAGCTACGACCTATCGAGCATATACCAGCAGCACTCGGGCTACTCTGGCATGCCGGACGCGGCTCGGATCGAACAGGCACGACGAGCGCACATGCAGCAGCGGCCCGCGGAGCTCGAGAGAATGCTCGCAGAGACTGGCTACCAAAGCAACTGGGCAGGCATGCTCGGCAGGAACGGATATCAGGGCCTATAG
- a CDS encoding metallopeptidase family M24, with product MESAIDHDVVVVDEFDALSIEVKTSAEPVESVVSVVSVAPIPTKFPGTLPAPCYHSRTVLSGHGDKRRWDLDKTWMASPRKESSRLLYPFCDCPKLHARKVAAELNASDGLVFLPGEPSRSYEDSDMGPTFRQRRYFYYLSGANFADCAVTYELASDRLILWIPYVEPRQVLWFGSTPGISECLKQLDVDDVRYTTQLNKFLYRHLTPGSTLYVLHADQVPPLLHGDLLQTAAEVRVDTTSLQPAADQARVVKTEYEVAMIRKAAAVSAAAHRKVAERLLKLGNESEIEAIFQAWCTTEGAREQSYAIIAGSGKNASTLHYDANDEPLEGREVVVFDAGCEWHCYASDITRTLPISGRFSTESRAVYDVVARMQDECIARIRPGTLFFDLHVHASRVAQEGLLKLGVLRGDPAEVWDAGTVAAFFPHGLGHHVGLEVHDVSGRERLLLLNKGTGGRVGKREVITPEMMSAMAQAGVGAGVGGAAAAAASVPPPYRGRQYLRKNMIVTVEPGIYFCREYIEGYFLSNPRHARFINKAVLERYYRVGGVRIEDDILVTDDGYENLSTGAPKGEELLRVINGKA from the exons ATGGAGAGCGCCATTGATCACGATGTAGTTGTGGTGGATGAGTTTGATGCTCT GTCCATTGAGGTCAAGACGTCGGCTGAGCCGGTTGAGTCGGTTGTGTCGGTTGTGTCGGTTGCGCCTATCCCGACCAAGTTTCCCGGTACGCTTCCCGCGCCCTGCTACCATTCACGCACTGTTCTGTCAGGTCACGGTGACAAGCGTCGCTGGGACCTTGACAAGACCTGGATGGCGTCGCCTCGTAAAGAGTCTAGTCGTCTACTGTACCCGTTCTGCGACTGTC CTAAACTCCACGCCCGCAAGGTCGCCGCGGAGCTCAACGCCAGCGATGGCCTCGTTTTCCTGCCCGGTGAGCCAAGCCGCAGCTATGAGGACTCGGACATGGGTCCGACCTTTCGCCAGCGGCGATA CTTCTACTACCTGAGCGGCGCCAACTTTGCCGACTGCGCCGTGACCTACGAGCTGGCGTCGGACCGCTTGATTCTCTGGATCCCCTATGTCGAGCCGCGCCAGGTCCTCTGGTTCGGCTCGACGCCGGGTATTTCGGAATGCCTCAAGCAGCTCGACGTCGACGACGTGCGCTACACGACGCAGCTCAACAAGTTTCTGTACCGCCATCTGACGCCCGGTTCGACGCTCTACGTCCTCCACGCCGACCAGGTGCCGCCGCTGCTGCACGGCGACCTGCTCCAGACGGCCGCCGAGGTGCGCGTCGACACCACCTCGCTGCAGCCGGCTGCGGACCAGGCCCGCGTCGTCAAGACGGAGTACGAGGTCGCCATGATCCGCAAAGCCGCGGCCGTGTCGGCGGCGGCCCACCGCAAAGTCGCCGAGAGGCTGCTGAAGCTGGGCAACGAGAGCGAGATTGAGGCCATTTTCCAGGCGTGGTGCACCACCGAGGGCGCCCGGGAGCAGTCGTACGCCATCATTGCCGGCAGCGGCAAGAACGCGAGCACGCTGCACTACGACGCCAACGACGAGCCGCTCGAGGGCCGCGAGGTTGTCGTGTTCGACGCCGGCTGCGAGTGGCACTGCTACGCGAGCGACATCACCCGCACGCTGCCCATATCCGGGCGCTTCTCAACCGAGAGCCGGGCCGTGTACGACGTCGTGGCGAGGATGCAGGACGAGTGCATCGCGCGCATCCGTCCCGGGACGCTGTTTTTCGACCTGCACGTCCACGCGAGCCGGGTCGCGCAGGAAGGCCTGCTGAAGCTGGGCGTCCTCCGAGGGGACCCGGCCGAGGTGTGGGATGCGGGCACCGTCGCGGCCTTCTTCCCGCACGGGCTGGGACACCACGTCGGGCTGGAGGTGCACGACGTCTCTGGGCGCGagaggctgctgctgctgaacAAGGGAACGGGCGGGCGGGTCGGCAAGAGGGAGGTCATCACGCCCGAGATGATGAGTGCCATGGCGCAGGCAGGCGTTGGTGCCGGTGTTGgcggtgctgctgctgctgctgcttcggTGCCGCCGCCGTATCGGGGACGGCAGTACCTGCGCAAGAACATGATCGTGACGGTGGAGCCCGGAAT CTACTTTTGCAGAGAGTACATTGAGGGCTACTTCCTCAGCAACCCGCGCCACGCCCGCTTCATCAACAAGGCGGTGCTGGAGCGGTACTACCGCGTCGGCGGCGTGCGTATCGAGGACGACATTCTGGTCACGGACGACGGGTACGAGAACCTGTCTACGGGGGCGCCCAAGGGGGAGGAGCTGTTGCGGGTTATCAACGGCAAGGCGTGA
- a CDS encoding legume-like lectin family protein, producing the protein MRVSQAPLSSTLALLLGASFTQAQYLINELSFGYSGSISPNNDGHVPNFVLQGQPNQPEILSNKIILTPVAPGNQRGSIWSTQKVMHQNFIADIDFRANGPERAGGNLNIWLTNGGSADVGMSSAYTAGRFDGLVLVVDGYGGTGGMVRGFLNDRSTDYKAQSDISPLAFGHCQYHYRNLGRPSQIKLRQTDRAFKVEIDGRLCFESDKVKIPTGYTFGLTAASADNPDSFEIFKMVVMSDSLHAGEQQQQNQGQQQQQQQQQQQQQQAHEQKANHGQPSNPRSGNDEPIDLNAIPDSSADTITSSKAQFADLHNRLQSVNHILGTIFSAVNKFGQQAENRHAETSQLLDSLRTELRKLEKINDLEGRINGLEREIRAMRTDLNLQMKNTEHSLKGYMEGHHATLSSNIVKAAPGHGKLIAVIVGSQVVLAVGYLVYKRRKNSMPKKYL; encoded by the exons ATGCGTGTGTCGCAAGCTCCCCTGAGCTCGACGCTCGCCCTCTTGCTCGGTGCAAGCTTCACACAAGCTCAATACCTCATCAACGAGCTCAGCTTTGGCTACTCTGGCAG CATATCACCAAACAATGACGGCCACGTCCCCAACTTTGTCCTCCAGGGACAACCGAACCAGCCCGAGATCCTCTCCAACAAGATCATCCTGACACCGGTGGCGCCTGGCAACCAGCGCGGCTCCATCTGGAGCACCCAGAAGGTGATGCACCAGAACTTCATCGCCGATATTGACTTCCGAGCCAACGGCCCCGAGCGCGCCGGCGGCAACCTCAACATCTGGCTTACCAACGGCGGCTCTGCCGACGTCGGCATGAGCTCCGCATACACGGCCGGACGCTTCGACGgtctcgtcctcgtcgtcgacgGCTACGGCGGCACCGGCGGTATGGTGCGCGGCTTCCTCAACGACCGGTCCACCGACTACAAGGCCCAGAGCGACATTAGCCCCCTTGCCTTTGGCCACTGCCAGTACCACTACCGCAACCTCGGCCGTCCCAGCCAGATCAAGCTGCGCCAGACCGACCGCGCCTTCAAGGTCGAGATTGACGGCCGTCTGTGCTTCGAGAGCGACAAGGTCAAGATCCCCACGGGCTACACCTTTGGTCTGACGGCCGCGAGCGCCGACAACCCAGACTCGTTTGAGATTTTCAAGATGGTCGTCATGTCCGATAGCCTCCACGCCggggagcagcagcagcagaatcaggggcagcagcaacagcaacagcagcaacagcagcagcaacagcaggcaCACGAGCAAAAGGCCAACCACGGCCAGCCCAGCAACCCGCGCAGCGGCAACGACGAGCCCATTGACCTCAATGCCATCCCCGACTCCAGCGCCGACACAATCACCTCGTCCAAGGCGCAGTTCGCCGACCTGCACAACCGCCTGCAGTCCGTCAACCACATCCTCGGCACAATCTTCAGCGCCGTCAACAAGTTCGGGCAGCAGGCCGAGAACCGCCACGCCGAGACGTCGCAGCTGCTCGACTCGCTCCGCACCGAGCTGCGCAAGCTCGAAAAGATCAACGACCTCGAGGGCCGCATCAACGGCCTCGAGCGCGAGATCCGCGCCATGCGCACCGACCTGAACCTCCAGATGAAGAACACGGAGCACTCCCTCAAGGGCTACATGGAGGGCCACCACGCCACCCTCTCGTCCAACATTGTCAAGGCCGCCCCCGGTCACGGCAAGCTGATTGCCGTCATCGTCGGGTCCCAGGTCGTCCTCGCCGTCGGATACCTGGTGTAcaagaggaggaagaactCGATGCCCAAGAAGTACCTGTAA